From one Pseudoliparis swirei isolate HS2019 ecotype Mariana Trench chromosome 5, NWPU_hadal_v1, whole genome shotgun sequence genomic stretch:
- the si:zfos-943e10.1 gene encoding GRAM domain-containing protein 2B isoform X3, whose amino-acid sequence MSFRSSKRFKMTSSYPAESGAGGLKKSRSSCSNGSVRKVESRKTCSLEAAQQELQHQGPPRQEALRAQTVDDDFRGFERTEAPGSQSSFIKHNKTFHKLFPSIPLGEDLIHAYICALQKEVPYHGRLYVTDTHACFYSSVLLKDTKVVIPVSCIHMVKKQNTALLVPNALSIRTTGGDKYLLVSLRNRESCYQLLRSVSPQLQDGSTNSSPVFSSADNSFEKSRLVNSSQSSLDDGFDRLDGSESRSSKDRPVPHREAEPEGNGPAFRSLHLQPRDGSSSEELSVTGSCGSWVCSVTEKAKALLVQRETSTLNTLLFIYLILVLLLLLSSGYIGLRIVALEEQLTSLGALSEFTLQRGYRDT is encoded by the exons ATGAGTTTCCGTTCATCAAAGCGATTTAAAATGACCAG CAGCTACCCAGCAGAGAGCGGTGCAGGCGGGCTGAAGAAGAGCAGGAGCAGCTGCTCCAATGGCAGCGTCCGAAAGGTGGAGAGCAGGAAGACCTGCAGCCTGGAGGCCGCCCAGCAGGAGCTCCAGCACCAAGGCCCCCCCAGGCAGGAGGCCCTCAG GGCCCAGACGGTCGATGACGACTTCCGAGGCTTCGAGAGGACGGAGGCCCCTGGATCACAAAGT aGTTTTATAAAGCACAACAAGACGTTCCACAAGTTGTTTCCCAGCATTCCGTTGGGTGAAGACTTGATCCACG CATACATCTGTGCCCTGCAGAAGGAGGTGCCCTACCACGGCCGGCTGTACGTCACGGACACTCACGCCTGCTTCTACTCCTCCGTTCTGCTCAAGGACACTAAG GTGGTGATTCCCGTTTCCTGCATCCACATGGTGAAGAAGCAGAACACGGCGCTGCTCGTCCCCAACGCCTTGTCCATCCGCACCACCGGAGGAGACAAG TACCTGTTGGTGTCGCTGCGGAACAGAGAGTCCTGCTATCAGCTGCTGCGCTCCGTGTCTCCTCAGCTCCAG GACGGCAGCACCAACAGCAGCCCCGTCTTCTCCTCCGCGGACAACAGCTTTGAGAAGAGCAGGCTGGTG AACTCCAGCCAGTCCAGTCTGGACGACGGCTTCGACCGGCTCGATGGCTCCGAGTCTCGGTCCTCAAAGGACCGGCCTGTGCCCCACAGAG aggcggagcctgaaggcaacgGCCCGGCCTTCAGAAGCCTCCACCTGCAGCCCAGAGACGGCTCGTCCTCAGAGGAGCTGTCAGTAActg gTTCTTGTGGTTCGTGGGTTTGCAGCGTGACGGAAAAGGCCAAAGCTCTGCTGGTTCAGAGGGAGACCAGCACCCTCAACACGCTGCTCTTTATCTACCTGATCTT ggtgctgctgctgctgctgtcgtcCGGTTACATCGGGCTCCGCATCGTGGCCCTGGAGGAACAGCTGACATCGCTCGGGGCTCTGTCCGAGTTCACTTTACAGCGCGG GTACCGAGACACATAA
- the LOC130194071 gene encoding lens fiber membrane intrinsic protein-like, which translates to MQYRYSGSSANQGLWRFCINHKCHAHTIIVASWDATQAFMLLPSCFTNGTKNRRVLSGALALLALGIYSGVTVTFFGKRFLDWSFSWSYISGWVAIILAFAAGIYCIYVCRFIWYILRTETCVGVPQQLLVL; encoded by the exons ATGCAGTATCGATACTCGGGAAGCTCAGCGAATCAGGGGCTCTGGAGGTTCTGCATCAACCACAAATGTCACGCCCACACCATCATTGTCG cCTCCTGGGACGCCACGCAGGCCTTCATGCTGCTGCCGAGCTGCTTCACCAACGGCACCAAGAACCGGAGGGTCCTGTCAG GCGCTCTCGCTCTGCTGGCGTTGGGGATTTACTCCGGCGTGACGGTCACTTTCTTTGGCAAACGTTTCTTGGACTGGAGCTTTTCGTGGTCCTACATCAGCGGCTGGGTGGCCATCATTTTGGCTTTTGCTGCAGGTATTTACTGCATTTATGTTTGCCGATTTATTTGGTACATTTTGAGGACTGAAACATGTGTTGGCGTTCCTCAACAGCTGTTGGTCCTTTAA
- the si:zfos-943e10.1 gene encoding GRAM domain-containing protein 2B isoform X1, whose translation MLENKRERLKTFLRKIDEKAIVKLKRFMKESSYPAESGAGGLKKSRSSCSNGSVRKVESRKTCSLEAAQQELQHQGPPRQEALRAQTVDDDFRGFERTEAPGSQSSFIKHNKTFHKLFPSIPLGEDLIHAYICALQKEVPYHGRLYVTDTHACFYSSVLLKDTKVVIPVSCIHMVKKQNTALLVPNALSIRTTGGDKYLLVSLRNRESCYQLLRSVSPQLQDGSTNSSPVFSSADNSFEKSRLVNSSQSSLDDGFDRLDGSESRSSKDRPVPHREAEPEGNGPAFRSLHLQPRDGSSSEELSVTGSCGSWVCSVTEKAKALLVQRETSTLNTLLFIYLILVLLLLLSSGYIGLRIVALEEQLTSLGALSEFTLQRGYRDT comes from the exons CAGCTACCCAGCAGAGAGCGGTGCAGGCGGGCTGAAGAAGAGCAGGAGCAGCTGCTCCAATGGCAGCGTCCGAAAGGTGGAGAGCAGGAAGACCTGCAGCCTGGAGGCCGCCCAGCAGGAGCTCCAGCACCAAGGCCCCCCCAGGCAGGAGGCCCTCAG GGCCCAGACGGTCGATGACGACTTCCGAGGCTTCGAGAGGACGGAGGCCCCTGGATCACAAAGT aGTTTTATAAAGCACAACAAGACGTTCCACAAGTTGTTTCCCAGCATTCCGTTGGGTGAAGACTTGATCCACG CATACATCTGTGCCCTGCAGAAGGAGGTGCCCTACCACGGCCGGCTGTACGTCACGGACACTCACGCCTGCTTCTACTCCTCCGTTCTGCTCAAGGACACTAAG GTGGTGATTCCCGTTTCCTGCATCCACATGGTGAAGAAGCAGAACACGGCGCTGCTCGTCCCCAACGCCTTGTCCATCCGCACCACCGGAGGAGACAAG TACCTGTTGGTGTCGCTGCGGAACAGAGAGTCCTGCTATCAGCTGCTGCGCTCCGTGTCTCCTCAGCTCCAG GACGGCAGCACCAACAGCAGCCCCGTCTTCTCCTCCGCGGACAACAGCTTTGAGAAGAGCAGGCTGGTG AACTCCAGCCAGTCCAGTCTGGACGACGGCTTCGACCGGCTCGATGGCTCCGAGTCTCGGTCCTCAAAGGACCGGCCTGTGCCCCACAGAG aggcggagcctgaaggcaacgGCCCGGCCTTCAGAAGCCTCCACCTGCAGCCCAGAGACGGCTCGTCCTCAGAGGAGCTGTCAGTAActg gTTCTTGTGGTTCGTGGGTTTGCAGCGTGACGGAAAAGGCCAAAGCTCTGCTGGTTCAGAGGGAGACCAGCACCCTCAACACGCTGCTCTTTATCTACCTGATCTT ggtgctgctgctgctgctgtcgtcCGGTTACATCGGGCTCCGCATCGTGGCCCTGGAGGAACAGCTGACATCGCTCGGGGCTCTGTCCGAGTTCACTTTACAGCGCGG GTACCGAGACACATAA
- the si:zfos-943e10.1 gene encoding GRAM domain-containing protein 2B isoform X2 codes for MLENKRERLKTFLRKIDEKAIVKLKRFMKESYPAESGAGGLKKSRSSCSNGSVRKVESRKTCSLEAAQQELQHQGPPRQEALRAQTVDDDFRGFERTEAPGSQSSFIKHNKTFHKLFPSIPLGEDLIHAYICALQKEVPYHGRLYVTDTHACFYSSVLLKDTKVVIPVSCIHMVKKQNTALLVPNALSIRTTGGDKYLLVSLRNRESCYQLLRSVSPQLQDGSTNSSPVFSSADNSFEKSRLVNSSQSSLDDGFDRLDGSESRSSKDRPVPHREAEPEGNGPAFRSLHLQPRDGSSSEELSVTGSCGSWVCSVTEKAKALLVQRETSTLNTLLFIYLILVLLLLLSSGYIGLRIVALEEQLTSLGALSEFTLQRGYRDT; via the exons CTACCCAGCAGAGAGCGGTGCAGGCGGGCTGAAGAAGAGCAGGAGCAGCTGCTCCAATGGCAGCGTCCGAAAGGTGGAGAGCAGGAAGACCTGCAGCCTGGAGGCCGCCCAGCAGGAGCTCCAGCACCAAGGCCCCCCCAGGCAGGAGGCCCTCAG GGCCCAGACGGTCGATGACGACTTCCGAGGCTTCGAGAGGACGGAGGCCCCTGGATCACAAAGT aGTTTTATAAAGCACAACAAGACGTTCCACAAGTTGTTTCCCAGCATTCCGTTGGGTGAAGACTTGATCCACG CATACATCTGTGCCCTGCAGAAGGAGGTGCCCTACCACGGCCGGCTGTACGTCACGGACACTCACGCCTGCTTCTACTCCTCCGTTCTGCTCAAGGACACTAAG GTGGTGATTCCCGTTTCCTGCATCCACATGGTGAAGAAGCAGAACACGGCGCTGCTCGTCCCCAACGCCTTGTCCATCCGCACCACCGGAGGAGACAAG TACCTGTTGGTGTCGCTGCGGAACAGAGAGTCCTGCTATCAGCTGCTGCGCTCCGTGTCTCCTCAGCTCCAG GACGGCAGCACCAACAGCAGCCCCGTCTTCTCCTCCGCGGACAACAGCTTTGAGAAGAGCAGGCTGGTG AACTCCAGCCAGTCCAGTCTGGACGACGGCTTCGACCGGCTCGATGGCTCCGAGTCTCGGTCCTCAAAGGACCGGCCTGTGCCCCACAGAG aggcggagcctgaaggcaacgGCCCGGCCTTCAGAAGCCTCCACCTGCAGCCCAGAGACGGCTCGTCCTCAGAGGAGCTGTCAGTAActg gTTCTTGTGGTTCGTGGGTTTGCAGCGTGACGGAAAAGGCCAAAGCTCTGCTGGTTCAGAGGGAGACCAGCACCCTCAACACGCTGCTCTTTATCTACCTGATCTT ggtgctgctgctgctgctgtcgtcCGGTTACATCGGGCTCCGCATCGTGGCCCTGGAGGAACAGCTGACATCGCTCGGGGCTCTGTCCGAGTTCACTTTACAGCGCGG GTACCGAGACACATAA
- the si:zfos-943e10.1 gene encoding GRAM domain-containing protein 2B isoform X4, producing the protein MSFRSSKRFKMTSYPAESGAGGLKKSRSSCSNGSVRKVESRKTCSLEAAQQELQHQGPPRQEALRAQTVDDDFRGFERTEAPGSQSSFIKHNKTFHKLFPSIPLGEDLIHAYICALQKEVPYHGRLYVTDTHACFYSSVLLKDTKVVIPVSCIHMVKKQNTALLVPNALSIRTTGGDKYLLVSLRNRESCYQLLRSVSPQLQDGSTNSSPVFSSADNSFEKSRLVNSSQSSLDDGFDRLDGSESRSSKDRPVPHREAEPEGNGPAFRSLHLQPRDGSSSEELSVTGSCGSWVCSVTEKAKALLVQRETSTLNTLLFIYLILVLLLLLSSGYIGLRIVALEEQLTSLGALSEFTLQRGYRDT; encoded by the exons ATGAGTTTCCGTTCATCAAAGCGATTTAAAATGACCAG CTACCCAGCAGAGAGCGGTGCAGGCGGGCTGAAGAAGAGCAGGAGCAGCTGCTCCAATGGCAGCGTCCGAAAGGTGGAGAGCAGGAAGACCTGCAGCCTGGAGGCCGCCCAGCAGGAGCTCCAGCACCAAGGCCCCCCCAGGCAGGAGGCCCTCAG GGCCCAGACGGTCGATGACGACTTCCGAGGCTTCGAGAGGACGGAGGCCCCTGGATCACAAAGT aGTTTTATAAAGCACAACAAGACGTTCCACAAGTTGTTTCCCAGCATTCCGTTGGGTGAAGACTTGATCCACG CATACATCTGTGCCCTGCAGAAGGAGGTGCCCTACCACGGCCGGCTGTACGTCACGGACACTCACGCCTGCTTCTACTCCTCCGTTCTGCTCAAGGACACTAAG GTGGTGATTCCCGTTTCCTGCATCCACATGGTGAAGAAGCAGAACACGGCGCTGCTCGTCCCCAACGCCTTGTCCATCCGCACCACCGGAGGAGACAAG TACCTGTTGGTGTCGCTGCGGAACAGAGAGTCCTGCTATCAGCTGCTGCGCTCCGTGTCTCCTCAGCTCCAG GACGGCAGCACCAACAGCAGCCCCGTCTTCTCCTCCGCGGACAACAGCTTTGAGAAGAGCAGGCTGGTG AACTCCAGCCAGTCCAGTCTGGACGACGGCTTCGACCGGCTCGATGGCTCCGAGTCTCGGTCCTCAAAGGACCGGCCTGTGCCCCACAGAG aggcggagcctgaaggcaacgGCCCGGCCTTCAGAAGCCTCCACCTGCAGCCCAGAGACGGCTCGTCCTCAGAGGAGCTGTCAGTAActg gTTCTTGTGGTTCGTGGGTTTGCAGCGTGACGGAAAAGGCCAAAGCTCTGCTGGTTCAGAGGGAGACCAGCACCCTCAACACGCTGCTCTTTATCTACCTGATCTT ggtgctgctgctgctgctgtcgtcCGGTTACATCGGGCTCCGCATCGTGGCCCTGGAGGAACAGCTGACATCGCTCGGGGCTCTGTCCGAGTTCACTTTACAGCGCGG GTACCGAGACACATAA